Proteins found in one Vulpes vulpes isolate BD-2025 chromosome 13, VulVul3, whole genome shotgun sequence genomic segment:
- the TMEM74 gene encoding transmembrane protein 74 yields MELHCLAKKSSQAVLCDAADWHSGGLPGDQADAAAVKAALCCQRHCMSTPRAAETEGSKLRPSLASPSSSLQDSAIQIDSLPPGPLNSGNNQITAGRKVCNCCSQELETSFTCVDENVNLEQKNRCSLSAKGSSHLGDLGWGNPNEWAHEPAISLISEDEDDVSSEATSSGKSVDYGFVSAILFLVTGILLVIISYIVPREVTVDPNTVAAREMERLEKESARLGAHLDRCVIAGLCLLTLGGVVLSCLLMMSMWKGELYRRNRFASSKESAKLYGSFNFRMKTCTNENTLELSLVEEDALDVQS; encoded by the coding sequence ATGGAGCTCCATTGCCTTGCTAAGAAGAGCAGCCAGGCGGTCCTGTGTGATGCTGCAGACTGGCATTCAGGAGGGCTTCCTGGTGACCAGGCAGATGCAGCAGCTGTCAAAGCTGCTCTCTGCTGCCAGAGACACTGTATGTCGACACCCAGAGCAGCTGAGACGGAAGGATCTAAACTTCGCCCTTCTCTAgcatccccctcctcctccctgcaagACAGTGCTATTCAGATAGACTCTTTGCCACCAGGACCTCTCAACTCAGGGAACAACCAAATAACGGCAGGCCGGAAAGTCTGCAACTGCTGCAGCCAGGAATTAGAAACTTCTTTTACCTGCGTGGATGAGAATGTCAACTTAGAGCAAAAGAACCGATGTTCCCTTTCAGCAAAAGGAAGCAGTCATCTGGGAGACCTTGGCTGGGGAAATCCAAATGAGTGGGCCCATGAGCCTGCCATATCCTTGATATCTGAAGATGAGGATGATGTAAGTTCAGAAGCCACATCTTCAGGGAAGTCTGTAGACTATGGTTTCGTCAGTGCCATCTTGTTCTTGGTCACTGGCATCTTGCTGGTGATCATCTCTTACATTGTCCCACGGGAAGTGACTGTGGATCCCAACACCGTGGCAGCCAGGGAGATGGAACGCTTGGAAAAGGAGAGCGCGAGGTTGGGGGCTCACCTGGACCGCTGTGTGATTGCAGGACTCTGCCTGCTTACGCTTGGGGGGGTCGTTCTGTCCTGTTTGCTAATGATGTCTATGTGGAAAGGGGAGCTGTATCGTCGCAACAGGTTTGCCTCTTCCAAAGAGTCTGCAAAACTCTACGGTTCTTTCAACTTTAGGATGAAAACCTGCACTAATGAAAATACCCTGGAACTGTCCTTGGTAGAGGAAGATGCTCTTGATGTACAGAGTTAA